From Solibacillus sp. FSL W7-1464:
TTAAAAAGAGCATGAAAGGTTATAACATTGACGAAGTGGATCAATTTTTGGATCTGATTCGTGAAGATTATGACACATTTACTGCAAAGATTGCTTCCTTGGAAGAGGAGAACGAGCGCTTAAAGCAAGAGCTGGCAAATTCAAGCCGCAAATCGGCGGTTGCTCCTGCTCCAACAGCAAATAGCACAAACTTCGATATTTTAAAGCGACTTTCAAACTTGGAAAAGCATGTTTTCGGGAATAAGCTTTATGAATAGTTAAACTATTCATAGGAATATTGTTTTTTTTCTATTATTGCAGTATACTTTATTCATACATCAATATTCGAGTAATCGCTGCGTCTTTAATGTCGTAGAGGAAAGTCCATGCTCACACGGTGCTGCGATGCCCGTAGTGTTCGTGCTTACTGAAAAAATAAGGTAAGGCAAGAGAATCTCTCTTGACGGCGGAAGGAACTCCTAAGTCTTTTAGATATGGACGAAACTTCCTGAAAGTGCCACAGTGACGGAGCTTATAGTGAAAACTATGAGGTGGAACGAGGTAAACCCCATGAGTGAGAAACCCAAATTATGGTAGGGGCACTCTCCTGAAGGAATTGAACGGATGGAGGGACGGTCAGCTTGGCCGTAGATAGATGATTACTACCTAGTCGTACGAGGCGCAAGCTGTTTGAGTACTTAGGAACAAAACATGGCTTATTGATTATTGATGCTTTTTTGAACATATAAAAGGGCTCTCCATTCTTTTGTGGAGAGCCTTTCTTAGTAGAGAAAATTATTATAAATATAAAAATGAAGGTTCATGACGGGGAATTAGGGAACAAAATCTATAAAACTGCACCTGCTTCTGTCGGAGTGAATATATAAAAAACTGTTCTTTATATAAGATATAAGGGTGATATGTCTTGAGTGAATTGAAGTCTAATAAATCCATCATGCAAGAACTGGCATTGTCTCAATTTCCAAAAGAATTAATCGAAAGAGTTTTTGAAAATATTGCGGAAGGTATAATGATTACCGATCGTTATAGAAGAATTTTATCGATTAATGCTGCTTTTGAATTTGTAACAGGCTTTAAATTAGAAGAGGTACAAGGGAAAAAACCATCTATTCTACAGTCAGGTGTGCATGACAGAACTTTTTATATTGATATGTGGAAACAAATTGGCAAAGCAGGAATGTGGCAAGGTGAAATTTGGAATAGACGCAAGACGGGTGAATTATACCCCGAATGGCTGACAATACTAGCTATTAAAGATGATGCAGGTAAAATAACAAATTACTGCGGCATTTTTACAGATTTGTCAGAACGTAAAATCGTGGAAGACGAACTTGAAAAAAGGGCTCTTCATGATTCATTAACAGAAGTGTGCAATCGTTTTGCCTATATTGAACGTATGAAAGCACTGCTTGAAGTAACGGAAAATAAGGTAATGCCGATACAGCATGCCGTTCTTTTTATGGATTTGGACCGCTTTAAGCAAGTGAATGATATGCTCGGACATGCCATTGGTGATCAGTTATTGGTGGAAGTTTCCAAACGTGTGAAAACTTTAGTGAGAAACAAAGATATTTTAGCGCGCTTTGGCGGGGATGAATTTGTCATTACATTAGCAAATATCCAGCATCCAAGAGAAGCGGCAAAATTTGCTGAGCAGGTGCTCCGGGTTTTTGAAGCTCCGGTTAAAGTTCATGACCAGGATGTCTATATATCGACAAGTATGGGAATCAGTATTTACCCGACGGATGGTACGACGACAGAACAACTATTGAATCGTGCCGATCGTGCCATGTCATTTTCAAAAGATAACGGACGAAATTGCTATTCTTTTTATTTTGATGAGTTGGAAACGGATTCGAATCGAGTACTGACGCTGGATAGTGAACTCCGTAAAGCGATTGAAAACCGGGAATTTACGCTTGCCTACCAGCCGAAAATTAGCACCGAAAACAACGGAATTGTCGGAATCGAAGCATTAGTACGTTGGAACAGTGAGAAACTTGGCAATGTATCACCTGCTGAATTTATCGAGCATGCCGAAGAGTCAGGTCTAATTATTCCACTCAGCGAGCTGATTTTCGAGCTTGCCTGTGAAGGCTACCATCAGCTTGATGCTGCCGGATACCCGAATATACCGATTGCAGTAAACGTATCGAGCATTCACTTCCAGCAGCAAAGCTTCTTGGATTCGGTTCAAAAAATTTTAGAGCGGAACAATTCTTCTGCACAAAATTTTGAAATCGAAGTGACAGAGCGGACAGTAATGAACAGTGCGCAGGAGACAGTAAGCAAACTAGTAAAACTGAGGCAATCCGGCTTTAAGCTTTCGATTGACGACTTCGGGACGGGGTATTCTTCATTAAGTTACTTAGTGCGATTCCCGCTCGATGTGCTGAAAATTGACCGCAGTTTCATTCAGCATATTTGCTCGCTTGATGATAAGCAGGCAATTGTCGACGCGATTATTCAAATGGCGCATCGCCTGCAGATGAAAGTAGTAGCTGAAGGTGTGGAAACAAGCCAGCAAGTCGATTTGCTTAAATCGATGGGCTGTGATTATATTCAAGGGTATTACTACAGTAAACCTCTGCCTATGGAAGAATTAATCGACTTCATCCAATATTGGGAAGTCGAGCATCAAGGAAGGATTTAAACGCATGACAAAATTTAATTTAGTTGCAACAGCTGCGATGGGCCTAGAGGCGATTGTAGCAGAAGAAGTACGTGATCTAGGGTACGAAACACGTGTCGATAACGGCAAAGTATATTTTGAAGGCGATGAGATGGCGATTGCACGCACGAATCTATGGTTGCGTGTAGCAGACCGTGTGAAAATCGTCGTTGCCCAATTCCCGGCCAGAACATTTGACCAGCTATTTGAAGGCGTTAAAGCAGTTCAATGGGAAAAATACTTACCGGTGGATGCAAATTTCCCGGTGTCAGGTAAATCGGTCAAATCAACATTATTCAGTGTACCGGATTGTCAGGCGATTACGAAAAAAGCCATTGTTGAACGAATGAAACTTGCTTACAAACGTTTAGGATTTTTAGATGAGTCCGGTCCGACATTTAAGATCGAAATTTCGATTTTAAAAGATATGGCAACATTAACGATCGATACATCGGGTGTTGGATTGCATAAACGCGGGTACCGTACGACACAAGGTGAAGCCCCATTAAAAGAAACTCTTGCAGCAGCATTAGTGAAAATATCAAAATGGTCACCAAGCCGTCCGTTCGTAGATCCATTCTGTGGTTCGGGAACGATTGCATTGGAAGCGGCAATGATCGGCCAAAATATCGCACCGGGCTATAACCGTGAATTTATTTCGGAATCATGGCCATGGATGAAGCAGGATATTTGGGATAAAGCACGTGATGAGGCGGATTCGTTGGCGAATTATGATCAGGATTTAACGATAATCGGTACGGATATCGATCACAAAATGGTTGCTATCGCTCAAGAAAACGCACTAGAAGCAGGGTTTGGCGATTTATTGACATTCAAGCAAATGCAGGCGACAGATTTCACAACGAAGCTGACTGACGGAGTTATTGTTACAAACCCGCCATACGGTGAGCGGATCGGTGAAGTGGAAGAAATCGAGAAAATGCTGCGCCAGTTTGGTCAAGTTATGCAAAACTATCCGACTTGGTCCGTGTACATGCTGTCATCAATGGAAGACTTGGAAGTACATTACGGTAAAAAAGCGACGAAAAAGCGTAAGTTATTTAACGGATTCATCCGCACAGATTTATACCAGTACTGGGGTCAAAAATCTAAGCGCGAAAATTAATAACGAAGAGCGTGTCCGAGAAGACATTCCGGAGAACGCTCTTTTTGTTGCATATTATTAGTCTTTTTTATGTAAATCGTTGTATAATGATGAGTACGGAATTTTTTATAAAAAATTGTAAATTGTTAGTATTTGCGGAAGGAACTGTAATCATTTCCTTCCGCCTCATATTGAGGGGGAACATCCATTTGAGAAAATCTTTACCTTTTGAACTTTCAAGAGAAAAAACTTTCTTTGATTCGTTAGGTGATTGGCTCGGTGACGTATTATATGATGAGCTGCCAGAACGAGGATTTGAATGCCGTGACGAACAAATTTTCATGGCTTACCAAATAGAACAAGCTTTAAAGGAAAAGAACGTGTTATTTGCGGAAGCTGGGGTAGGAACAGGAAAAACGATCGCCTACTTATTACCGGCTGTATCCTATGCACGTTATACAGGAAAACCGGCACTTATTGCCTGTGCAGATGAAACTTTAATCGACCAGCTCGTAAAAGAGGGCGGCGATATTCATAAACTTCGTGATGTATTAGGACTGGATATTGATGTCCGCCTTGCAAAATCACGTGACCAATACTTATGTTTAAAACGTTTTGAAGAAGCGGAAAAAACTGAAACGGATGAATGGATTGATGATATAGCATTTTCAATTCCGGACGGTGTATATGCACAGGGCAGTATGATTGCCGTGCAGCCATACGGGGAGCGCTCGGATTATCCGTTAGTGACGGATGAAGACTGGGAGAAAGTAAACTATAATTCAATCATGCAATGCGCGGTATGCGATTTGCGTAATCGTTGCGGTCAAACGTTACACCGTGCCCATTACCGTAAATCGACGGACCTTATCATTTGTTCGCAAGACTTTTTAATGGAGCATTTGGCGACAAAGGAATCACGTGAACGTGAAGGACAGTTGCCGCTATTGCCGGAAGTTTCAATGATGGTGCTTGATGAAGGACATCTACTTGAATATGCAGCCCAAAAAGCATTAACTTACAAAGTTCAGGCGTATACGATCGTAGAGTTGCTGGAACGATTGATGGTTGATGGTGTTCGTGAACGAACATTATATGCAATGGAACATTTACAAGATCACCATGAACTGTTTTTTGACCAGTTACGTGAAGATGTCATTCAATCAGAAGAAGACCGTAAACGTATTGTGAAATCAGAGCGACTGATCCAGTTGGGCGAGCGTGTGATTGCATATGTCGACCAGCTGCTGGAAGAATTCGTCTTTGAATCGGAACTCTATATGATTCCGGAATATGAGCTGAATATGGCGGAAGAATTTTTAGAGCATTATGTTGCAGCGATTCGTATTTTTGTTGCGCAAGGCGATGCTGTTGATTGGCTCGAGGATACAGATGGAGAAGAGACGCTCGTCATTATGCCGCGCCTGATTACAGACGTGCTTTCAGAAACATTATTCTCGAAAAAAATGCCAATCGTGTTCTCATCGGCAACACTTTCGGTGAATAAGGATTTCAGCTATATCGCATCAAGCTTAGGCATTGAACAATACCAAAGCTTCAGTGTACCATCACCGTTTGATTATGAAGAAGTAATGAAAATTTATTTACACGAACTTTCGCAATCCGAAAAAACTGCAAAAGTCGAGCAGCTTTTGAAAGATGATAAACAGACGTTAATTTTATTTAAGTCGAAACAGGCAATGAATCACTTTAAATCAAATGTAGGTTTAATGGAACGCTTAAATATCGCATTTGAAGGCGATCGTGAGCTTTCTGCAATTGTCCGTGAGTTCCAAAACGGGGAAGTGAAAACATTATGTTCCTATCATTTATGGGAAGGTTTGGATTTACCGGAAGAAGCGTTAACGCGCGTCATTATTTTCGACTTGCCATTCCCGCCGCATGACCCGTTGTTTGATGCAAAACGTTCATTTGCACAAAATCCATTTGAAGAAGTCGAGTTACCATTCATGCAGCTTCGTCTTCAGCAGGGAATGGGCCGTTTAATTCGTACATCGAATGACCATGGTGACATTCATATTTTACTAAATAATGAAGAAGCAAGCGTGAAATCTCACTTTATAGATATTTTAGCAGTGGAACCACAATAGATTTCAACCCCATTCGAGTGTTTCGAGCGGGGTTTTTTGTTTGATTTTACTTGGGCGGGCAAAAGATTTTCTAATAAGGAATGAGTTTTTAAAAAATTGAAAAACCGTCGGTAAATAAAAAAACCTTTTACTGAAATAATCAACAAAAGGCAGTACTAATTTATTCGTCTTCATCAGTATCGATTGTATAAAGAATAACAAAATCCCCGATGCCTTCTAAAGTAGCGGGTATTTTAAATGCTTGCTTAAAACCATATAACTTTGTATGTCCAACCATCACGGTAGGTGGCGTAATATCAAGCTCCAGATCATGTTGTACCGTGTATGTACATAAATTACCGGCAATCATATTACCAAGTTCCCCAGTAAAAGATTCCAGCATGGCACCTTCTAAAGGCATTCCGAACATTGCAGAACCGATTGCACCAAATTTTTCCGGTGTACCATCAATGATAATACGTCCTTTAATATCACCAACCAATCCTATGAGTACCCCCATCTCGAATTGTTCGTACGGTTCATTTATGATTGAAGGAGATTTTACATCTATAATCATAGGCAATATAGTTTTTAATGAATTTATTGTCCCGTTTAAAATAGTTTGAATATGCGTCGAATTACTCAATATTTTTTTCTCCTTCCTAGACTTTTAATTCATATTACCATGTAACTTTAGTATATGTATAGAAGAAAATTAAAAGAGTCTGTATTGACAGAAAATTTCGGACCATTTATAATGAAAATGATAATTATTATCAGTGTATAGGGCGGTGTATGAAATGTTGTATGCTTTGATTGGGGCAACAGTAATCGTTTATGTGGCAATTGGAAACTATGTGTTAAAAAATACAGTAAATTAATGAAAATCATTTATCGCATTGTCAAGCTGACAATGCGATTTTTATGCAATAGAGTAGAATTTTAATTCTGAAATGAATTTACGGCATATATTGAAAGGCTATTGAATTCCGGAGTTCCATAGCCTTTTGAATGTCGAAAAGTTCCTTTCCTTAATAGCTAAAGCCAATGTTCAATACACGTAATCGTTTGGTTGATCGTATCCAGACGAATTTTTTTGCCGATTGCCAAAGGGAACATCGGGTGGGTATGGGCACAATCGACTTCTGCAAGTATAGGGATTACTTTTCCATCCAACTGTTCCAATAACAGATCAAGCGGCTGCTTGCCTGTCCCCTCATCATCAAAGAGCTCATATTTTCCAAGGAGAATACCGCCAACTTTGTCGAAGACCCCGTGCAGTTTTAACATCGCAAAATTCTTTTCTACAGTTGACGCACACTTTAATGAATCCTCTATCAGTAAAATGTCACCAGTATGAATAACGGGAAAAAATGATGTCCCGATAAAGCCGTACATTGTATTATTGTTGCCGCCAATTAAACGCCCCTCCACAACACCTTCATGAACACCGATCCAATTATTTGAGTAAAGTGTTTTTGGCTTCTCATAATTGAGCCAGTTAATCATTTCGTCTGACCAGACATGTGGCATAGAAATCGAGTACGGAATGCTCGGTTGGCAAAAATAGCGTTCGAAATAATTGTATGTTTCATGGACTAACGGCTCAAATTCTCCGAAAGAGGGGATGAGAGCCGGACCGTAATATGTAGGAATATTCGTTTTGGCAAATAGAGCCAGTAAAATTGCAGTAGTATCTGAATAGCCGACAACAATTTTCGGATTATTTTTAAATGCTTCGTAATCTAAATAGGGTAGCAGGCTATTCGAATTCGTCCCGCCAATTGAGGACATAATCATTTTTATCGATGGGTCTTTTAGTAGCTCATTGAATTCTTCGGCACGTTCTTTTGGCGTCCCTGACCGATAGCCATCTTGTTTACCTGTAAGATTTCCCTCGATAATTTGAAACCCTTTTCCCTCCAAAAATTCTTTACCGCGACTGTAGCGCAATTTTGCGGTAGCAGTTGCCGGTACAGAGGATGAAAAAATGCCGATCTTATCTCCACGTTGCAGTGGTTCAAACATATAATCACCTATCTTTACTAATTTATAGTTTTGGATATATGTTAAAATTATACAATATATTCAAGTAGAAAAAAGGAAATAATAAATGGAGAGTAGGGTACATGTTAGAAAAATGAGGAGGTGAGCAACTAGTTACGGCAACTAGTGTCGAATGAGCAAATTACAAAAAATTTATGAACAGGCAAAACAAATGACAGCAAGTGGTCAGGTCGCCTCGTATATACCGGCGCTTGCTGCAGCAAGCAGTGATTTGTTTGCGGTAAGTTTACTAAGTGCAGAACAGGAAATCGAATTAGGCGATTGTACAGAAACTTTTACCCTTCAAAGTGTCGTGAAAGTAATCAGTTTTATGGTTGCTGCAAACCAT
This genomic window contains:
- the gpsB gene encoding cell division regulator GpsB; translation: MDIKLTADHILEKEFKKSMKGYNIDEVDQFLDLIREDYDTFTAKIASLEEENERLKQELANSSRKSAVAPAPTANSTNFDILKRLSNLEKHVFGNKLYE
- a CDS encoding putative bifunctional diguanylate cyclase/phosphodiesterase codes for the protein MSELKSNKSIMQELALSQFPKELIERVFENIAEGIMITDRYRRILSINAAFEFVTGFKLEEVQGKKPSILQSGVHDRTFYIDMWKQIGKAGMWQGEIWNRRKTGELYPEWLTILAIKDDAGKITNYCGIFTDLSERKIVEDELEKRALHDSLTEVCNRFAYIERMKALLEVTENKVMPIQHAVLFMDLDRFKQVNDMLGHAIGDQLLVEVSKRVKTLVRNKDILARFGGDEFVITLANIQHPREAAKFAEQVLRVFEAPVKVHDQDVYISTSMGISIYPTDGTTTEQLLNRADRAMSFSKDNGRNCYSFYFDELETDSNRVLTLDSELRKAIENREFTLAYQPKISTENNGIVGIEALVRWNSEKLGNVSPAEFIEHAEESGLIIPLSELIFELACEGYHQLDAAGYPNIPIAVNVSSIHFQQQSFLDSVQKILERNNSSAQNFEIEVTERTVMNSAQETVSKLVKLRQSGFKLSIDDFGTGYSSLSYLVRFPLDVLKIDRSFIQHICSLDDKQAIVDAIIQMAHRLQMKVVAEGVETSQQVDLLKSMGCDYIQGYYYSKPLPMEELIDFIQYWEVEHQGRI
- a CDS encoding THUMP domain-containing class I SAM-dependent RNA methyltransferase, coding for MTKFNLVATAAMGLEAIVAEEVRDLGYETRVDNGKVYFEGDEMAIARTNLWLRVADRVKIVVAQFPARTFDQLFEGVKAVQWEKYLPVDANFPVSGKSVKSTLFSVPDCQAITKKAIVERMKLAYKRLGFLDESGPTFKIEISILKDMATLTIDTSGVGLHKRGYRTTQGEAPLKETLAAALVKISKWSPSRPFVDPFCGSGTIALEAAMIGQNIAPGYNREFISESWPWMKQDIWDKARDEADSLANYDQDLTIIGTDIDHKMVAIAQENALEAGFGDLLTFKQMQATDFTTKLTDGVIVTNPPYGERIGEVEEIEKMLRQFGQVMQNYPTWSVYMLSSMEDLEVHYGKKATKKRKLFNGFIRTDLYQYWGQKSKREN
- a CDS encoding ATP-dependent DNA helicase, translating into MRKSLPFELSREKTFFDSLGDWLGDVLYDELPERGFECRDEQIFMAYQIEQALKEKNVLFAEAGVGTGKTIAYLLPAVSYARYTGKPALIACADETLIDQLVKEGGDIHKLRDVLGLDIDVRLAKSRDQYLCLKRFEEAEKTETDEWIDDIAFSIPDGVYAQGSMIAVQPYGERSDYPLVTDEDWEKVNYNSIMQCAVCDLRNRCGQTLHRAHYRKSTDLIICSQDFLMEHLATKESREREGQLPLLPEVSMMVLDEGHLLEYAAQKALTYKVQAYTIVELLERLMVDGVRERTLYAMEHLQDHHELFFDQLREDVIQSEEDRKRIVKSERLIQLGERVIAYVDQLLEEFVFESELYMIPEYELNMAEEFLEHYVAAIRIFVAQGDAVDWLEDTDGEETLVIMPRLITDVLSETLFSKKMPIVFSSATLSVNKDFSYIASSLGIEQYQSFSVPSPFDYEEVMKIYLHELSQSEKTAKVEQLLKDDKQTLILFKSKQAMNHFKSNVGLMERLNIAFEGDRELSAIVREFQNGEVKTLCSYHLWEGLDLPEEALTRVIIFDLPFPPHDPLFDAKRSFAQNPFEEVELPFMQLRLQQGMGRLIRTSNDHGDIHILLNNEEASVKSHFIDILAVEPQ
- a CDS encoding chemotaxis protein CheX, producing MSNSTHIQTILNGTINSLKTILPMIIDVKSPSIINEPYEQFEMGVLIGLVGDIKGRIIIDGTPEKFGAIGSAMFGMPLEGAMLESFTGELGNMIAGNLCTYTVQHDLELDITPPTVMVGHTKLYGFKQAFKIPATLEGIGDFVILYTIDTDEDE
- a CDS encoding S66 family peptidase, producing the protein MFEPLQRGDKIGIFSSSVPATATAKLRYSRGKEFLEGKGFQIIEGNLTGKQDGYRSGTPKERAEEFNELLKDPSIKMIMSSIGGTNSNSLLPYLDYEAFKNNPKIVVGYSDTTAILLALFAKTNIPTYYGPALIPSFGEFEPLVHETYNYFERYFCQPSIPYSISMPHVWSDEMINWLNYEKPKTLYSNNWIGVHEGVVEGRLIGGNNNTMYGFIGTSFFPVIHTGDILLIEDSLKCASTVEKNFAMLKLHGVFDKVGGILLGKYELFDDEGTGKQPLDLLLEQLDGKVIPILAEVDCAHTHPMFPLAIGKKIRLDTINQTITCIEHWL